CTAATAATTAATACTTTAAAATGTTATGAATTTGTGCGTGTCTACACATTTGTATGCCTTATCTTCTTATGTGGTAAAAGATTTATTCACTAATGTTCGCAATTGTGCAACTCTTACGAATTATGTGTGCCTGCGAGAAATCTGTAGAGTTATGTGCGCTTAAGTGTCTATAAGATTGTATATATATTCTCTCTGCTGAGATCTGGTTCGTAGTATTTACAAATAAACAAGCGAAATCATTCGCTATCACATAACATTGTTCGCTTTTCGTAAATACTTATTTAGGTGGTCATTATGTATGGCTCCTCTGGGGGCCTATGCAATCGTGCATAGATCTGCGTTTACCTCTTTGGAACATTCTAACAAGAACTGAAAACGAAGAGAGCCCAGCGTTGCGGAGGTCTATAGAAAGCATACCCCGTTTGTTTTCAGATATTGTTGCTTGCCCTCTCGGCCGTAATTGCCGTTGTCACGGCTGGCTATGGCTACGGACATGGCTATGGTGGCTACGGCGGATACGGAGGCTACGGTGGATACGGAGGCTACGGTGGATACGGTGGATATGGCGGCTACGGAGGTTATGGCCATGGTGGATATGGAGGCTATGGTGGATATGGCGGCTATGGTGGTTATGGCGGTTACGGAGGATACGGCGGCTACGGAGGATATGGTGGTTATGGCGGCTACGGTGGCTACGGAGGATACGGTCATGGTGGATACGGCGGCTACGGGCATGGATACAAGCTCATCAGCTACGGACACGGCTACCATGGATAGGTTTATTGTAAAGCAGTACTTATTGAACTGTAAATAAAGATAACTGTGATATCAACATCATTTTATGGTCGTGTGTAATTTATGGACGACCGTAATTAAAAGAGACACCACCACCCTCACACTTAATTGATACGAATAGACGTCCGTAGTGAAGTAATAGAAACAAATTATAGAAATAGAAACTCAAAAGTATATTAAACGGAACCCAAGACACCCATGGTATAATAGAGAAATCATTCAACTCACTCGTCGCGTAAAGCGTTTACGTAAGAATCGTCATTCCAGGTGTAACGACAATGTTTCTTCATTTAATACATTGAAAAGTAAATTAGGCACTAAAATGAAAGAGGCTAAAAACTACTACTTCAGCAATACTTTGGCtagatttatgaaaaaaaatccatCCAGGTTCTGGAGATCGATTAGTCCTGTATCGtctataccttcatcatttattgttAATGACCAATCCTGCTCAAATCCCGAAGCTATAGCAAATGCctttaataattatttcaaatctgttttttccactgataacggcatcaagccttcgttttctgcatgcagcaatctgtctgctcttcctgatcttgaagtaagctcctctggagtacataaccttatattaaatcttgatgtaacgaaaagctctggcccagacggtattcacaatgtctttctaaaaagatattcagagtggtgtgctaattatcttactgtaatatttaaaaaatcattaatctctgcaacagttccccagctgtggaaattagcaaacgtcgtgcctgtatttaagtctggaaacaagcaattaataccaaattacaggccaatatctttactttctaccagctctaaacttttggagcatatcattcataaatatattgtagaatacctaaatgcacacaatatactttcccgatcacagcacggttttcgtgcttgctattctactgttacacagttgcttgaatttacgcacgacgtcgcttcttctcttaacgaccgaggacagattgacgccatatttattgattattcaaaggcctttgacttggtttgccatgctaaacttttagttaaacttcgcacattttttggtgacaataagctagttgactggatagcagattacttgcggtcacgcacacaatttgttacgtttaaccatgtgaaatcgtctgaagtacaaatcacttcaggggtgccccaaggttcggtgcttgggccgctcttgtttattatctacataaatgacgtagcagaaattatcggtgacacacaaattaaactaagaatgtatgcagatgactgcgttatctataacaccatctctagtgttgaagatcaggaagccctgaacagtgttttttcattgttttgtaattggagtgaaaactggcaaatgtcaattaatttcaaaaaaactgtagccatgaccttttcaaataagaaacagcctcttagttttgcatacactaataatggtgtcagtctagctcgtgtcacggagtttaaatacctaggtgtaactctgacaacaaacttaaaatggcgcacgcacgtcgaaacaatctgcaacaaggctcttcgaaaactttggtatctccgacgcactttaaacaactcgacaaaagaatgcaaattgacagcgtacaagaccttggtcaggcccatacttgaatatgcgtcggttgtttggtcgcctcaccataaacatgacatagctatgttagaatctgttcagaagaaagcaataaggtttatttttcgtcgctatgaccagcggttctcgcctacttcgcatgcgcatgttttatcactgcagtctctagaacatcggcgcacttgcgatcgtatcatcctcctgcataagactgttcacacaggcttgggtgttctagcgcccatttcttttgttgcagcttctgcgcgccgtacccgacgatttgatcccttaaacattacgccctttagagctagtctcgactgctttaagttttccttttttccgtggaccgtggatctatggaatgagcttgatgggtctctgcgcagactcgatgctctgcaattcgaaaaagagttgcgtagtcatgtattctgataatttgttttactgtttgaacatttgtattccactcctgcaatgtctcaaaaactgagacagcagtatttgtaaaaaaaaaaaaattcaatagcCTGTTAAAGGCTAAGAGCTCATGTATTGTGCTCAAGGTATGTTGCCAGAGTTAACAATACATGCTCAAaatcgtgccccgccgcggtggtctagtggctaaggtactcggctgctgacccgcaggtcgcgggttcgattcccggctgtggcggctgcatttccgatggaggcggaaatgttgtaggcccgtgtgctcagatttgggtgcacgttaaagaaccccaggtggtcgaaatttccggagccctccactacggcgtctctcataatcatatggtggttttgggacgttaaaccccacaaatcaatcaatcaatgctcaaAATCAAATTTACAAGCCGTAAGCGTAGCGTTTTTTCACATGAACAATACTTGGATCTTGTGCTGTGGCTGCAAATGAGAACTAGTTTTCCTGGCAGTATATCAGTCCGAACATTGCGGAAATTCGCATTTATGGCAAGTCGTACGCATGCGTTTCTTATCAGTAGAACACACTTTATTCTCATTCCGCCTTTTAGGATCATCTATCCGAAGCTGGAATCGCTTCTCTAGGCCTTTAGATAATTTTCATAGGTCGGTGTCGTTTTCATGCTAAAAACGCTTTCAAGCTGGTCAGGAGCAGAATTGGGTTTTCACAGTATCGTGTCGGCAACGCCTGTTGAATATTCGCTTTTCCAAAAAGAGTAACAGCATACACGTTTAAGCTATACGCGCTATCGTGATTGGTAAGTAACAAAAGCCATCGTGCAGCTCACCTCTGTTCACACCACCTGAATGTGTTCTATGGCGTTATATGTGATAGCGAGCTTCGTATAAAAGTATGTATACATATTCTTGAGCATCCAGGCATGCACATGCCACCTGAGTGTGCGGCTAACACATATGAAAGCTCTGAAAGAGAGacagatgcaaagaaaggcaggaagggTAAGCAGGTACacacctggtttgctaccctacactgaaaAAAGGTTAAAAGGCgtaaataaagagagaaaaagggAAGAATATTACACAGAATCGTGAGCACGCATGGCTTGGGGGAGCACATTTATGGTCACTCAGATTTGTTTATATTAGGTACTTAGGTGGCCCCTTATTTGCCTTCTTCGCTCTTGAAGCATATGTCCGATGTCCTAGAACCTTCTTTGTAGAAAATGGTGTGGAGTCCAAATGCTTCAAAAGCATCCGGAGGGTACACAACTGGGTGTGATTGTGAGCGCAGCTGCACAAGATGTTTTAATTGTCTCAGGCGATAAAGCAGTGTCTATTAATTTATCTACGCCATCTACCAGTGAATCCATGAGCGCATATCAAGTCAGCGTATTACCCAGCGCCTTACACTCAATCATTTTCAGTATAACTTCCGAACACTTTAATGAATTTTGACCGCATAAGAAGTCAGGTGCCTGAATTACACTGTAGTGAATGGGGTTATCTGCCAACCCGCCTGTACACCAGGCAGCACGCCAGCAAGAAGAAGAGAGGAAAAGACACCAGAAAGAACGACAGCGTCTGTGGACGTCCAAGCCAGAGCAGGGATAAATCAAATATGTGGGAAACCAGACGCCCCACGTCTTCCTGCAAAAGTATTATCGAACGCCTACTACAAGATCAGTTGTTAAGTGCCTTCTGCGTCATAATTACTTCTGCGAATCAGCAAATGGCCCACTACGTGTCCGTAGGAGAACACGCGGGCCAACGCAGCTATTCACTTTGTTGATGGTTCTACTGCTGATCACGATTCAATACGTAATAGCGCTTTTAAATGAATAAACCTTTAAAACAGCCACTCGTTTCTCAATTGACACGTTCGTAGCTCTGGCGCGCTTCTACTCTTCACGCTATATATGATGCGTTGAGAAAACTCCGTCTACTACAAAgcattcatatagtggttttattTTTCTAAAGTATTTTCAACAAATCTCGTGGCTCTGGCAAACACCGTTGTGCCATGCGGGTAGACTGGCTTGAATCTTCACTTGGACCATGACTTTTGTATTAGTTACTTGtttttaattattatttatttatttattttattttattttataattTATTAAAATACTGCAGACACTTAGGTCCAAGCAGATGGGCACTGCCAAAAAGATATGGTTCATAAAATAAGTGACGTAACAAATTGTTTGGGGTGGGTGTTTCATGCAATCATAGTGAACACAAAGAGCGACATAGAAAATTATTTCGTAATAACACATGTActgaaaaaaaggaacaaaaagaaTACTACAAATCCATACTTCATATGCTATGTGATTAccgtaaaaataaatacataataaaTGCAAAACTATAGTACGATTATTAAAGGTTCATTTAAAATATTTTGACCGCATAACAAGTGAGGTGCCTGAGGAAGGGTACTGTAGTTCATTGGGTACCCTGTATACCAACCTTGGAAGTTTTATTTGCGAATTTCTTGCTTTTTCGCTCATAGACAAAAtgatgatttctcgctcacaaccaacgacgccaattATGACGCGAAGAAAATGCTGCCATCCCTGCGGAACGAGCTCTACAACGCTCtcgactttatttatttattttatttatttctttatttacagatactgctgtctcatgtttgagacattgcaagagtggttacaataaacgaacaaaaacgtcacaattaaataaaaaatataaaaattgcATAATTAGACACCTGTTCAACAAACAATAAATGATCGAACAAAGGGAACCACGGCAGAATTAGGAACATCAATTTACATAATTGGACACTTGTTCAACAAACAGCGCATGCGGTAGCCGTTTCAAAGTAGCGTCCAGATTATTCCAAGTGTCAACTGTGCATGGAAAAAAAGAGTATGGATAACAATCAATAACATATCTGAATGGCACAATGTTCAACGGATTGTATCGGAGAGTCACCTGGGTAGGATGACTTAATGTCGGTTGCCTTCTCGAAAAATATCAAGTAACGCCTTCATGTTCGTGACATTTGTGCGTGATGTCTAGCATTGAGCATCGCTTTTTATTATTAGAAATAACTAGAATAGGGGTCACCACTCACTACTGATAACGACCCCTTTTAAGTGAATGCTTTATTGGGCGTTACTTTTGAATAAAAGAATATTAATTGTAAACAAGGAGATTGAACGGAATTCAACATTTTGCATGTGTCACTTACAAGCGCAATAATAACAGGAGGCTATACAAGGCGTAAgattaaaataaaaataattatgATCTCTGAATTCAATTATGTAGCACTTCGTTACGCACTTCAGCAACAATTGCCATCATGCAGATTTCAACATGTATGTACGTCAGGACTGCACGTATTCCATGCGGAGTTCACAATGCCTATTGAAACATTTTACCGCTCACATGGAAGATAAATATAATAGGTAATAATTTCCGTGTCAAAGTAATCTCAACTACAAGAGTTGTAATCATGAAAGTTGTCAATGTTATGTGCATGATTCAATTGTCACTGCTTCGTGGTATTGATCAAATCATAATACGGGCCCCGCGTAAAACTTGTTTGTTCTTCACAGTGTTTTCGCTTACTAAAATTGCACGTGCTATTCAGTTTTGCgacaacaaaacgtttattcaaaacaaagaatTGGACAAACATCAGAATCGATCCAATGAGATTTGTAAGGCTTTATTACCAAAGAAAAGTGACATTGCACAAGACGCTGAAAAAGCCCATGAAAGCCGGGAACCTAAAATTTTCGATCACCTTAGGGAAGAGCTTTTATCTTGGGATATGATAGATTTTATATGTTCCTTCAACAACTTGTCCAGCTTCTCTATGGAGTCCGCCAAATTTCCACCAGCGTGCTCGACAACTTTCTTCATTCCATCGCCCATTTTTTTTATGGCATTGAAGATATCGCCAATGAAGTATTCCTCGCCCAGCAATAGAAGAACGGCATGGTTAGGACATACGTTGTTCCATGATTTGCGGGCAAGATTTCTGTCACCATCGAGACAGGCTCCCTTCGAAATGTCTCTTCTCCTCATTTCTGCATAGATTTAAGCTGTCAATTACCAAGGCGCATACCCACATACCGTGGCTTGTGTTAAACGGGTACGTGCCACACGTGTATGGAGGAAAGTGTGTGGCACcgtacgcgacaggattttcCCGTTATTCAGTCGTGGActacacactcacagaacgtaccagcgcttccgtgcggtgctACAACTCGTCGaggctgaagaaactgccatcgcaCTCGCTgtcgccctcggctacagacaacgaaggtcactcagagttctcacggactctcaagcagcttgccacaactacctacaggggcgcatcagccaacccgaTCTCAACGTCATCCTGAGCCACGGTGTAGGAAGGAGAGGTGACACAACGCGGCGGGCGAGAACAGCGAAAATTGGTTCAGCGCGGACGTGTGCGCATGTAGGTGGCGCTGCGCGAACAGGGGCCATGTACTGCAGGTCTTCAGTTGCCACGGGCATGAAACGCACCTCGCACTGTACCGTATACAGCGCGTGCTTGGATTTCGGTGGCATGAATTCAGGGTCGCTTCAAACGAAAATACTGTTTCGAAAGAACCGAGGCTCTTTGGGACGTCTCGAGTTGGTATGTGAATTTTAAGGCCGAAGCGCATGCTTGCTATTTGGGACGCGACAGCGACTGTAGCTTCAACAATTCTTCGCAATGACGCAACCACCTCTGCGAGTAATTTAAACAGAAATAGGGGCAATTAAATGTTGTGCACCAGTGCTATCCACCACGGTCACGGTGACTTCGGCATACTAAGGAAATTTGAATTTCGCTGAACTCGGGCACACACATGAAACAGATATCTACCTCAGTTTTGCGTTGTTACTTTTTTAAACATGTTACAGTTATTCATGCATACTAAGCTTGTACGCACTATACatgtttattgcactgtttcACAGAAAAATGTACCCAACAAGAAACGTTGAGGAAATCATACACATTCAAACACCAAGACAAATACTCTGTTTAGGGCGCTTGAGCAGTCACAAGTTTTGACAGTTTTCTGAGCTTGtgtgtcttgtttttcttttcttttctcttacaATACTGCCTCATCCGAAGGCCCACATAATAATGCAAGATTTTAGCAATTACTTCATCTCTGTGGGTGATGCAAGGAAATGAGAGCCAGTTGTTTTCTAATGGAGAGCTCGTAATCAATGGAGAGCTCGTAAGCATTCCTTTGCGTGCAATTTCTTTGAAACTCTACTTCTGCTGCGCGAAGTAACACAAATATGTTAGTTGTTGGATGAATGAGCTTTCAAAGGGTCTTACAGTTTACGAGGGCTGCTCCAGGCATCTGCGAGTGAGCAACAGGTCTCGCAAGGCCAACTTTGCACG
Above is a window of Rhipicephalus microplus isolate Deutch F79 chromosome 1, USDA_Rmic, whole genome shotgun sequence DNA encoding:
- the LOC119177869 gene encoding uncharacterized protein LOC119177869; translation: MKCLILLLALSAVIAVVTAGYGYGHGYGGYGGYGGYGGYGGYGGYGGYGGYGGYGHGGYGGYGGYGGYGGYGGYGGYGGYGGYGGYGGYGGYGGYGHGGYGGYGHGYKLISYGHGYHG